The following are from one region of the Amycolatopsis sp. QT-25 genome:
- a CDS encoding metalloregulator ArsR/SmtB family transcription factor, producing the protein MVVVLEESEESLNRLFRALADGTRRDILARAIAEAPSVSDLAARYEMSFAAVQKHVAVLERAGLVRKRAHGREQLVSTDHERLRRAGELLDAYEVLWRQRVAQLDDVLREGN; encoded by the coding sequence ATGGTTGTAGTTCTAGAGGAGAGCGAGGAGTCGCTCAACCGGCTCTTCCGCGCCTTGGCCGACGGCACGCGCCGTGACATCCTGGCGCGGGCGATCGCGGAAGCGCCGTCTGTGTCCGATCTCGCCGCGCGGTACGAGATGAGCTTCGCCGCCGTGCAAAAGCACGTCGCCGTGCTCGAACGGGCGGGTCTGGTGCGGAAACGTGCCCACGGTCGTGAGCAGCTCGTCTCGACCGACCACGAGCGGCTCCGGCGCGCCGGTGAACTTCTCGACGCCTACGAAGTCCTTTGGCGCCAACGTGTGGCGCAGCTCGACGATGTCCTGCGGGAAGGAAACTGA
- a CDS encoding SRPBCC domain-containing protein, translated as MPITSVTKDPEKLSLTVVADFPVPRKRLWEAWADPRQLERFWGPPFAPATFTHHDFRVGGRAEYFLSGPNGEKWADSWKFTAVNPIDSFEAEDGEDNAADENMPSLMTFAFETTATGSRLTHVTRFSSVEALENTIPGMEAGFRAAMPQLDALLRTETS; from the coding sequence ATGCCGATCACCTCGGTCACCAAAGATCCCGAAAAGCTCAGCCTCACCGTCGTGGCGGACTTCCCCGTTCCGCGAAAACGCCTTTGGGAGGCCTGGGCCGATCCACGGCAACTCGAGCGCTTTTGGGGACCGCCTTTCGCGCCCGCCACCTTCACCCATCACGACTTCAGGGTCGGTGGGCGCGCCGAGTACTTCCTGTCCGGGCCGAACGGGGAGAAATGGGCCGACTCGTGGAAGTTCACCGCGGTGAACCCCATCGACTCGTTCGAGGCGGAGGACGGTGAAGACAACGCCGCGGACGAGAACATGCCGTCCTTGATGACGTTCGCCTTCGAGACGACAGCGACGGGGTCACGACTGACCCACGTGACCCGGTTCTCCAGCGTCGAAGCCCTGGAGAACACGATCCCGGGGATGGAAGCGGGGTTCCGCGCGGCGATGCCCCAACTCGACGCACTTCTGAGGACGGAAACCTCATGA
- a CDS encoding dihydrofolate reductase family protein — protein sequence MRKLKIIEHVSLDGVLQHSADETDFPYSGWNMPYRTPEGREAITAAHGEGFDLLLGRRTYDLWSEYWPTAPSDPLADRLKAAKKYVVTHRPESLEWGPFESLGPDIATDVRRIKAQNGPDLVLSGSSTLTSTLLEHGLTDEVVLAVYPILLGMGKRFFANGTPAQTLEFAGTTTTPSGVTLNTYKPAGPLKT from the coding sequence ATGAGAAAACTCAAGATCATCGAACACGTCTCGCTCGACGGAGTGCTGCAGCACTCCGCCGATGAGACCGACTTCCCTTACAGCGGCTGGAACATGCCTTATCGGACGCCCGAAGGCCGGGAAGCCATCACGGCCGCGCACGGTGAAGGCTTCGACTTGCTGCTCGGCCGTCGCACCTATGACCTCTGGTCGGAGTACTGGCCGACGGCGCCGAGCGATCCGCTCGCCGACCGGCTCAAGGCGGCGAAGAAGTATGTCGTCACCCACCGGCCGGAAAGCCTCGAATGGGGCCCGTTCGAGAGTCTCGGCCCGGACATCGCCACGGACGTCCGCCGCATCAAGGCGCAGAACGGCCCGGACCTCGTCCTCTCGGGCAGCTCCACGCTGACCTCGACACTGCTCGAACACGGGCTCACCGACGAGGTCGTGCTGGCCGTCTACCCGATCCTTCTGGGCATGGGCAAGCGTTTCTTCGCGAACGGAACCCCGGCACAGACCTTGGAGTTCGCCGGCACGACGACAACGCCGTCCGGCGTCACCCTCAACACCTACAAACCCGCCGGACCCCTGAAGACCTGA
- the hisB gene encoding imidazoleglycerol-phosphate dehydratase HisB yields MSRVGKVDRTTRESSISVQLDLDGTGQVEIDTGVPFYDHMLTAFGVHGSLDLKVRATGDVHIDAHHTVEDTAIVLGQALRQALGDKSGIRRFGDAWIPMDETLAHAAIDVSGRPYCVHLGEPEQFNAFTIGGNYPFVLTRHVFDSLSFHAQIAVHVRVLHGRDPHHIAEAEYKAVARALRAATEPDPRAGGIPSTKGVL; encoded by the coding sequence ATGAGTCGCGTCGGCAAGGTGGATCGCACCACCAGGGAATCGTCCATTTCGGTCCAGCTCGACCTGGACGGCACGGGGCAGGTGGAGATCGACACCGGTGTCCCGTTCTACGACCACATGCTCACCGCGTTCGGGGTGCACGGCTCGCTCGACCTCAAGGTGCGGGCGACCGGTGACGTGCACATCGACGCGCACCACACCGTCGAGGACACCGCGATCGTGCTCGGCCAGGCGCTGCGGCAGGCGCTCGGCGACAAGAGCGGCATCCGCCGCTTCGGCGACGCGTGGATCCCGATGGACGAAACCCTCGCGCACGCGGCGATCGACGTCTCCGGGCGGCCGTACTGCGTGCACCTGGGCGAGCCGGAGCAGTTCAACGCCTTCACCATCGGCGGGAACTACCCGTTCGTGCTGACCCGGCACGTGTTCGACTCGCTGTCGTTCCACGCGCAGATCGCGGTGCACGTGCGGGTGCTGCACGGCCGCGACCCGCACCACATCGCGGAGGCCGAGTACAAGGCCGTCGCGCGCGCTTTGCGTGCCGCCACCGAGCCGGACCCGCGCGCGGGCGGTATCCCGTCCACGAAGGGCGTCCTCTAG
- a CDS encoding histidinol-phosphate transaminase — translation MSIGEEITLDALPLREDLRGKTPYGAPQLDVPIRLNTNENPYPPPDALVADVAEAVRAEAASLHRYPDRDAVALRQDLADYLAVSTGVLVSESNVWTANGSNEILQQVLQAFGGPGRSALGFEPSYSMHPIISAGTRTDWLPVPRRDDFTLDTEKAAALVRERRPDLVFVTSPNNPTGGSIPFDELRGLLEAAPGIVVVDEAYAEFSSQPSAVELLGEYPAKLIVSRTMSKAFAFAGGRLGYLAAAPAIVDALQLVRLPYHLSKLTQAAARAALRHAGATLASVAKLAAERDRVVEALLGLGFTPVPSDANFVLFGRFADAPATWKSYLDNGVLIRDVGIEGHLRVTIGTPEENDAFLEASKEVPR, via the coding sequence ATGAGCATCGGCGAGGAGATCACGCTCGACGCGCTCCCGTTGCGAGAAGACCTGCGGGGCAAGACCCCGTACGGCGCACCGCAGCTCGACGTGCCGATCCGGCTCAACACGAACGAAAACCCGTACCCGCCGCCGGACGCGCTGGTGGCCGACGTCGCCGAGGCCGTCCGAGCCGAAGCCGCTTCGCTGCACCGCTACCCGGATCGCGACGCCGTCGCGCTGCGCCAGGACCTCGCGGACTACCTCGCGGTGTCCACCGGTGTGCTGGTGTCGGAGTCGAACGTGTGGACCGCCAACGGATCCAACGAGATCCTGCAACAGGTCCTGCAGGCCTTCGGCGGCCCCGGCCGCTCGGCGCTGGGCTTCGAACCGTCGTATTCGATGCACCCGATCATCTCGGCGGGCACCCGCACCGACTGGCTGCCGGTGCCGCGCCGCGACGATTTCACGCTCGACACCGAGAAGGCGGCCGCGCTGGTGCGCGAGCGCCGTCCGGACCTCGTCTTCGTGACCAGCCCGAACAACCCGACCGGCGGGTCGATCCCCTTCGACGAGCTGCGCGGACTGCTCGAAGCGGCGCCCGGCATCGTGGTGGTCGACGAGGCGTACGCGGAGTTCTCGTCGCAGCCGAGCGCCGTCGAACTTCTAGGGGAGTACCCGGCGAAGCTGATCGTGTCGCGCACGATGAGCAAGGCGTTCGCCTTCGCGGGCGGGCGGCTCGGGTATCTCGCGGCCGCACCCGCGATCGTCGACGCGCTGCAGCTGGTGCGGCTGCCGTACCACCTCTCGAAGCTCACGCAAGCCGCCGCACGGGCCGCGCTGCGGCACGCGGGCGCCACGCTCGCTTCGGTCGCCAAGCTCGCGGCCGAACGTGACCGGGTGGTGGAAGCGTTGCTGGGCTTGGGCTTCACGCCGGTCCCGAGCGACGCGAACTTCGTCCTCTTCGGACGGTTCGCGGACGCGCCCGCGACCTGGAAGTCCTATTTGGACAACGGGGTGCTGATCAGGGACGTCGGCATCGAAGGACACCTGCGGGTGACCATCGGGACGCCGGAAGAGAACGACGCCTTTCTCGAGGCCAGCAAGGAGGTGCCGCGATGA
- the hisD gene encoding histidinol dehydrogenase, which translates to MLNRTDLRGLLPSVAELRSTLPRAEYDVDAALHHVRPVVEAVRDRGVEAVLEYTEKFDKVRPGGVRVAAAELTGALEHLDPAVREALEESIVRARKVHGDQRRQDVTTEVVDGGTVTERWIPVERVGLYAPGGLAVYPSTVVMNVVPAQIAGVGTLVVCSPPQAAFGGLPHPTILAAAELLGVDEVWAVGGAQAVALLAYGGTDTDGTTLEPVDIVTGPGNIYLTAAKRLLRGIIGIDSEAGPTEIAILADETADPVHVAADLISQAEHDPLAASVLVTTSEGLADAVDKELTGRVAATKHAERVTEALSGEQSGIILVSTLDDGIRVVDAYAAEHLEIQTADAPSVAARVRNAGAIFVGAYAPVSLGDYCAGSNHVLPTGGFARHSSGLSVQSFLKGVHVVDYSQDALREIAGRVVALANAEDLPAHGEAITARFEGERV; encoded by the coding sequence ATGCTGAACCGTACCGACCTGCGTGGACTTCTCCCGTCCGTTGCCGAACTCAGGAGCACGCTCCCGCGTGCCGAGTACGACGTGGACGCGGCACTGCATCACGTACGGCCGGTCGTGGAGGCCGTCCGTGACCGCGGCGTCGAGGCGGTTCTCGAGTACACCGAGAAGTTCGACAAGGTCCGCCCCGGCGGTGTGCGTGTCGCCGCCGCGGAGCTCACCGGCGCGCTCGAGCACCTGGACCCGGCGGTCCGGGAGGCGCTGGAGGAATCGATCGTCCGCGCCCGGAAGGTCCACGGTGATCAGCGTCGTCAGGACGTGACGACCGAGGTCGTCGATGGCGGCACCGTCACCGAACGCTGGATCCCGGTGGAGCGCGTCGGGCTGTACGCGCCGGGTGGGCTCGCGGTGTACCCCTCGACCGTGGTGATGAACGTCGTCCCGGCGCAGATCGCGGGCGTCGGCACGCTGGTGGTGTGCTCGCCGCCGCAGGCCGCGTTCGGCGGGCTCCCGCACCCGACGATCCTGGCCGCCGCCGAGCTGCTCGGCGTGGACGAGGTGTGGGCCGTCGGCGGCGCGCAGGCCGTCGCGCTGCTCGCCTACGGCGGCACCGACACCGACGGTACGACGCTGGAGCCGGTCGACATCGTGACCGGGCCGGGCAACATCTATCTCACCGCGGCGAAGCGCCTGCTGCGCGGCATCATCGGCATCGACTCCGAGGCAGGCCCGACCGAGATCGCGATCCTCGCCGACGAGACCGCCGACCCGGTGCACGTCGCCGCCGACCTGATCAGCCAGGCCGAGCACGACCCGCTCGCCGCGAGCGTGCTGGTCACCACGTCCGAGGGACTCGCGGACGCCGTCGACAAGGAACTGACCGGCCGTGTGGCCGCGACCAAGCACGCCGAGCGGGTGACGGAGGCTCTGAGCGGCGAGCAGTCCGGCATCATCCTCGTGTCCACCCTGGACGACGGGATCCGCGTCGTCGACGCGTATGCCGCCGAGCACCTGGAGATCCAGACCGCGGACGCGCCTTCGGTGGCGGCACGGGTGCGCAACGCGGGTGCGATCTTCGTCGGTGCGTACGCGCCCGTCTCACTCGGCGACTACTGCGCCGGATCGAACCACGTCCTGCCCACCGGCGGATTCGCCCGGCACTCGTCCGGCCTTTCGGTGCAGAGCTTCCTCAAGGGCGTGCACGTCGTCGACTACAGCCAGGACGCGCTGCGCGAGATCGCCGGCCGCGTCGTCGCGCTGGCCAACGCCGAGGACCTGCCCGCGCACGGCGAGGCCATCACGGCGCGGTTCGAAGGGGAGCGGGTATGA
- a CDS encoding carbon-nitrogen hydrolase family protein produces the protein MPRIGLCQLTAAEDPETNLKLIREGVAAAATDGARIVVFPEAAMARFGIPLGPVAQPLDGPWASSVASIAEEHGVVVVAGMFTPSPDGRVRNTLLVTGAGQHFGYDKIHLYDAFGFAESDTVAPGTAPATFQVEGTTFGLATCYDIRFPELFRKLAGDGADIVLVPTSWGAGEGKREQWEVLVRARALDSGCWVLGCGQADPATTSTPVHPKAPTGIGYSTVSDGFGRVHTQLGPGPELVVVDLDPAVSGKARAATGVLANQRL, from the coding sequence GTGCCGCGAATCGGGTTGTGCCAGCTCACGGCCGCCGAGGATCCCGAAACGAACCTGAAGCTGATTCGCGAAGGCGTGGCGGCCGCGGCGACCGACGGCGCGCGGATCGTGGTGTTCCCCGAAGCGGCGATGGCGCGCTTCGGCATCCCGCTGGGACCCGTGGCGCAGCCGCTGGACGGACCGTGGGCGTCCAGCGTGGCGTCCATCGCCGAAGAGCACGGCGTGGTGGTCGTCGCGGGCATGTTCACGCCGTCGCCCGACGGGCGCGTGCGCAACACCCTGCTGGTCACCGGCGCCGGGCAGCACTTCGGCTACGACAAGATCCATCTCTACGACGCGTTCGGGTTCGCCGAATCCGACACGGTCGCGCCCGGCACCGCACCGGCCACCTTCCAGGTCGAAGGGACCACGTTCGGCCTCGCGACCTGTTACGACATCCGCTTCCCCGAACTGTTCCGGAAGCTGGCGGGCGACGGCGCCGACATCGTCCTCGTGCCGACGTCCTGGGGCGCGGGCGAGGGCAAACGCGAGCAGTGGGAGGTGCTGGTGCGCGCCCGCGCGCTCGACTCCGGCTGCTGGGTCCTCGGTTGCGGGCAGGCCGATCCGGCCACGACCTCGACCCCGGTGCACCCGAAGGCGCCGACCGGGATCGGCTATTCCACGGTGTCCGACGGGTTCGGGCGGGTCCACACGCAGTTGGGCCCGGGGCCGGAACTGGTGGTCGTCGACCTGGATCCCGCGGTCAGCGGGAAGGCGCGGGCGGCGACGGGCGTTCTGGCGAACCAGCGGCTGTAG
- a CDS encoding Lrp/AsnC family transcriptional regulator: MDDVDRMLLTELQQDATQAYAALGKAVGLSAGAAHERVRKLREQGVIRRTTVDVDPAAVGRGVMAFVLIEAGSWMGDSPTKAALEALPEVVEAHIIAGPASLLVKVRTPTTEELQASLRRLYAIEGVTGTQTIVVLESFFERSVSATGATAAGSPERPSPPAPSR, from the coding sequence ATGGATGACGTAGATCGCATGTTGCTCACGGAGCTGCAGCAGGACGCGACTCAGGCGTACGCCGCGCTCGGCAAGGCGGTCGGCCTGTCCGCGGGCGCCGCGCACGAACGAGTCCGCAAACTCCGCGAACAGGGCGTCATCCGGCGCACGACCGTCGACGTCGATCCGGCGGCGGTCGGTCGCGGGGTGATGGCGTTCGTACTGATCGAGGCGGGCTCGTGGATGGGCGATTCGCCGACCAAGGCCGCGCTGGAGGCGCTGCCGGAGGTCGTGGAAGCGCACATCATCGCGGGCCCTGCCTCGCTGCTGGTGAAGGTGCGCACGCCGACCACCGAGGAACTTCAGGCGTCACTGCGCAGGCTGTACGCCATCGAGGGCGTCACCGGCACGCAAACGATCGTCGTACTCGAATCCTTCTTCGAACGCTCCGTGAGCGCTACAGGCGCTACAGCCGCTGGTTCGCCAGAACGCCCGTCGCCGCCCGCGCCTTCCCGCTGA
- a CDS encoding SMP-30/gluconolactonase/LRE family protein produces the protein MDMVKAQFEVLDERFARVNGDEWMRRLHTGCRWTEGPAYFPAGRYLVFSDIPNDRVLRWDETTGAVGVFREPAGFHNGHTVDRQGRLVSCEQGNRRVTRTEHDGTTTVLAETYQGKRFNSPNDVVESSDGAIWFTDPSYGIDSDYEGHQAESEIGACHVYRADPVDGSVRIVADDFSRPNGLAFSVDESRLYIVDTRQKPSHIRVFSVDEGRLSGGEIFATCDAGGFDGVRLDAAGRVWAAAHDGLHCFAPDGTRIGKLRVPEVCSNLTFGGPRRNDLFITASSSVYTLRVNFSAPRVVG, from the coding sequence ATGGACATGGTCAAGGCGCAGTTCGAGGTCCTCGACGAGCGGTTCGCCCGCGTCAACGGGGACGAGTGGATGCGACGTCTGCACACGGGCTGCCGGTGGACCGAGGGGCCGGCCTACTTCCCCGCCGGCCGGTACCTGGTGTTCAGCGACATCCCGAACGACCGCGTCCTGCGGTGGGACGAGACGACGGGCGCCGTCGGCGTCTTCCGCGAGCCCGCCGGATTCCACAACGGGCACACCGTCGACCGTCAGGGCAGGCTCGTCAGCTGCGAACAGGGCAACCGCCGGGTGACGCGCACCGAGCACGACGGCACCACCACCGTGCTCGCGGAGACCTATCAGGGCAAGAGGTTCAACAGCCCCAACGACGTCGTCGAATCCTCCGACGGCGCGATCTGGTTCACCGACCCCAGTTACGGGATCGACAGCGACTACGAAGGCCATCAGGCGGAAAGCGAGATCGGCGCCTGCCACGTCTACCGCGCCGACCCGGTGGACGGTTCCGTGCGGATCGTCGCGGACGATTTCTCGCGTCCGAACGGGCTCGCGTTCTCGGTGGACGAATCGCGGCTCTACATCGTGGACACGCGGCAGAAACCCAGTCACATCAGAGTTTTCTCGGTGGACGAGGGGCGGCTTTCCGGCGGTGAGATCTTCGCGACCTGCGACGCCGGCGGTTTCGACGGCGTACGCCTGGACGCCGCGGGCCGGGTCTGGGCCGCCGCGCACGACGGCTTGCACTGCTTCGCGCCCGACGGCACGCGGATCGGGAAGCTGCGGGTGCCGGAGGTCTGTTCGAACCTGACCTTCGGCGGGCCGCGGCGGAACGATCTGTTCATCACCGCGTCGAGTTCGGTCTACACGCTGCGGGTGAACTTCTCGGCGCCACGTGTAGTGGGGTGA
- a CDS encoding transposase family protein: MLSYPSAITLSSQTLAGLTRIIQQHRRAIRSRWRRLSCQRQALLVLAHLRNGDTYARLAAGFRIGVATVCRYLRETIDLLAQRAPSLTAALWQLAWSHNNYAILDGTVIRTDRIAANKPYYSGKHRHHGINLQALTDPYGRLLWISDGLPGATNDTTAARHHRICDLADQAGIRLLADSGYDNVAYGVITPYKNHRTAHQPKRPLGPAYTQANTTLAAVRGRGERGFATLKNWRVLTRVRTSTHRVTALAKAILTLEHSLS; this comes from the coding sequence GTGTTGTCTTACCCCTCGGCGATCACGTTGTCCAGCCAGACACTGGCCGGGTTGACCCGGATCATCCAGCAACACCGGCGCGCGATCAGGTCGCGCTGGCGCCGGCTGTCCTGCCAGCGCCAGGCCCTGCTCGTGCTGGCCCACTTGCGTAACGGCGACACCTACGCCCGCCTGGCCGCCGGATTCCGTATCGGCGTGGCCACTGTGTGCCGCTATCTGCGCGAAACCATCGACCTGCTCGCCCAGCGCGCCCCGTCCCTGACCGCCGCGTTGTGGCAGCTCGCCTGGAGCCACAACAACTACGCCATCCTCGACGGCACCGTCATCCGCACCGACCGCATCGCCGCGAACAAGCCCTACTACTCCGGCAAACACCGCCACCACGGCATCAACCTGCAAGCCCTCACCGACCCCTACGGCCGGCTGCTGTGGATCTCCGACGGACTACCCGGCGCGACCAACGACACCACCGCCGCCCGCCACCACCGCATCTGCGACCTGGCCGACCAGGCCGGGATCCGGCTGCTGGCCGACAGCGGCTACGACAACGTCGCCTACGGGGTGATCACTCCGTACAAGAACCACCGAACCGCCCACCAGCCCAAACGCCCACTCGGACCTGCCTACACACAGGCCAACACAACACTGGCGGCCGTACGCGGCCGAGGCGAACGCGGGTTCGCCACCCTCAAAAACTGGCGAGTACTCACCCGCGTCCGCACCAGCACCCACCGCGTCACCGCACTAGCCAAAGCCATCCTCACCCTCGAACACAGCCTCAGCTAA
- a CDS encoding response regulator transcription factor, translating to MNADEQQPKRTMPINVGVIEDHPLYRDAVARVLTEAPDIALGAVADSVARFAVQEQAPGSVVVLDLKLRGVQDAAAVLEVGQMGHKVLVVSAHAEQPEVLGAMQAGAKGFLSKDVDGDELLRAIRTIADDNAYVSPTLAGMIIQDSEDRHAGPKIVLSEREKQVLRLVAAGERDVDVAEILNISVRTVRSYLDRIRDKTGERRRAGFVRVAIREGLLR from the coding sequence GTGAACGCAGACGAGCAGCAGCCGAAACGCACCATGCCGATCAACGTCGGGGTGATCGAAGATCATCCGCTGTACCGGGACGCCGTCGCGCGTGTCCTCACCGAAGCGCCCGACATCGCGCTGGGCGCCGTCGCCGACTCCGTCGCGCGGTTCGCCGTCCAGGAGCAGGCTCCCGGCAGCGTCGTCGTCCTCGACCTCAAGCTGCGCGGGGTGCAGGACGCCGCCGCCGTGCTCGAAGTGGGCCAGATGGGGCACAAGGTGCTCGTGGTGTCCGCGCACGCCGAACAGCCCGAGGTGCTGGGCGCCATGCAGGCCGGCGCGAAGGGCTTCCTGTCCAAGGACGTCGACGGCGACGAACTGCTGCGCGCCATCCGCACCATCGCCGACGACAACGCGTACGTGTCGCCGACGCTGGCCGGAATGATCATCCAGGACAGCGAGGACCGCCACGCCGGGCCCAAGATCGTCCTGTCCGAACGGGAAAAGCAGGTCCTGCGGCTGGTCGCGGCCGGCGAACGCGACGTCGACGTGGCGGAGATCCTGAACATCAGCGTGCGGACGGTGCGGTCCTATCTCGACCGGATCCGGGACAAGACCGGGGAACGGCGGCGGGCCGGGTTCGTACGGGTGGCGATCCGCGAGGGGCTGCTGCGGTAG
- a CDS encoding response regulator transcription factor, with the protein MTEDRPETDRVDVAVIEDHPLYRHAVVRVLTEAEGIELGAVVDSVARFHVHPQPPGSVVLLDLGLPGIAGAAAVLQVCELGHHVLVVSAQAEPEQVLGAIAAGAKGFLSKDVDVDELLIAIRTVARGRAYVSAVVAGMIIKDNADRPASAPDVALSAREKQVLRLVAAGERDVDIARILGIGVRTVRGYLDRIRDKLGERRRAGLVRKAIQLGLASPPEVPGPSRPVVPRADADGFEGRR; encoded by the coding sequence ATGACTGAAGACAGGCCGGAGACCGACCGGGTCGACGTCGCGGTGATCGAAGACCATCCGTTGTACCGGCACGCCGTGGTCCGGGTCCTCACCGAGGCCGAAGGGATCGAACTGGGCGCGGTGGTCGATTCGGTCGCCCGGTTCCACGTCCATCCGCAGCCGCCCGGCAGCGTGGTGCTGCTCGACCTCGGCCTGCCGGGGATCGCCGGGGCGGCGGCCGTGCTCCAGGTGTGCGAACTGGGGCACCACGTGCTCGTGGTGTCCGCGCAGGCGGAGCCCGAGCAGGTGCTCGGCGCGATCGCCGCCGGCGCCAAGGGCTTCCTGTCCAAGGACGTTGACGTCGACGAACTCCTGATCGCGATCAGGACGGTCGCGCGTGGCCGTGCCTACGTTTCCGCGGTGGTGGCCGGAATGATCATCAAGGACAACGCCGACCGTCCCGCGTCGGCTCCGGACGTCGCGCTTTCCGCGCGCGAGAAGCAGGTCCTGCGGCTGGTCGCGGCGGGTGAACGCGACGTCGACATCGCCCGCATCCTCGGTATCGGGGTCCGGACGGTCCGCGGTTATCTGGACCGGATCCGTGACAAACTCGGAGAGAGAAGGCGGGCCGGTCTGGTCCGCAAGGCCATTCAGCTCGGGCTCGCGTCTCCGCCGGAGGTGCCCGGCCCGTCTCGGCCGGTCGTGCCCCGCGCCGACGCGGACGGATTCGAAGGACGCCGGTGA
- the eccB gene encoding type VII secretion protein EccB, whose product MWTQRDQIQAYQFLRRRLVSALVSADANHPVAPSRRLVVGTLCGLGVALLVTAVFGVIGLLNPSGGKDWLAGGKVIVEEGTGARFILGQDGALHPVLNYASARLMAGGTGEATVTVPSDKLAKAPRGAQIGIPGAPDSLPAPAALVSTPWTSCSRTTQDAPASAEPETTVLLGAPAAGVDLPRDQAVVVRVPEGERYLVTAGRRYKLTPEAATALQFDTYPAIAVSSRWIGTVAAGRDLAHRAVEDAGRPGPKVGGTATRVGSVLGVVDAMATPGDATSYYLVHAEGLEPIGQTEASLLITTPQNADAYTGVPAPVAVRAADVAAVPKVGTARAGGADPAEYPDRIPRKAPVTGQSVTLCAQGSRIVISARVPLPQGAKAIPVTARTDALVADAVFVPPSGGAVVAESGSGTVHVVTDTGLKYPVASTEALASLGYGQAERQPVPNGLLALVPRGPALDPAQAGRAVSAAGGTG is encoded by the coding sequence GTGTGGACGCAGCGGGACCAGATCCAGGCCTACCAATTCCTCCGCAGGAGACTGGTTTCGGCACTGGTCTCGGCTGACGCCAACCATCCGGTCGCCCCGAGCCGCAGGCTGGTCGTCGGAACCCTGTGCGGCCTCGGTGTCGCGCTGCTGGTCACCGCGGTGTTCGGCGTGATCGGCCTGCTGAACCCCTCCGGCGGCAAGGACTGGCTGGCAGGCGGCAAGGTGATCGTCGAGGAGGGCACCGGCGCGCGCTTCATCCTCGGCCAGGACGGCGCGCTGCACCCCGTGCTCAACTACGCCTCCGCGCGGTTGATGGCGGGCGGCACCGGCGAGGCCACCGTGACCGTCCCTTCGGACAAGCTCGCGAAGGCGCCGCGTGGTGCGCAGATCGGCATTCCCGGCGCGCCCGATTCGCTGCCCGCGCCGGCCGCGCTGGTGAGCACCCCGTGGACCAGTTGCTCGCGGACCACGCAGGACGCGCCCGCGTCGGCCGAACCGGAGACGACCGTGCTCCTCGGCGCGCCCGCCGCCGGGGTCGACCTGCCGAGGGATCAGGCCGTCGTGGTCCGCGTGCCCGAGGGGGAGCGTTATCTCGTGACGGCGGGACGCCGCTACAAGCTCACTCCGGAGGCCGCCACGGCGTTGCAGTTCGACACCTATCCGGCGATCGCGGTGTCCTCCCGGTGGATCGGCACCGTCGCCGCCGGACGGGACCTGGCCCACCGCGCGGTGGAAGACGCCGGACGGCCCGGCCCGAAGGTCGGCGGCACCGCGACGAGGGTCGGTTCGGTGCTCGGCGTCGTCGACGCGATGGCGACACCGGGCGACGCGACGTCGTACTACCTCGTCCACGCCGAAGGGCTCGAGCCCATCGGCCAGACCGAGGCGAGCCTGCTGATCACCACCCCGCAGAACGCGGACGCCTACACCGGTGTCCCGGCGCCCGTCGCGGTGCGCGCGGCCGACGTCGCCGCGGTGCCGAAGGTCGGCACGGCGAGGGCGGGCGGGGCCGATCCCGCGGAGTATCCGGACCGGATCCCGCGAAAAGCACCCGTTACCGGACAGTCCGTGACGTTGTGCGCGCAGGGTTCTCGAATCGTTATCTCCGCGCGGGTCCCATTGCCGCAAGGTGCGAAGGCGATCCCGGTGACGGCGCGGACGGACGCGTTGGTCGCCGACGCGGTTTTCGTGCCTCCGTCGGGAGGCGCGGTGGTGGCGGAATCCGGTTCCGGCACGGTCCACGTCGTGACCGACACGGGCCTGAAGTACCCGGTGGCGAGCACTGAGGCACTCGCTTCCCTCGGATACGGCCAAGCCGAACGGCAACCGGTTCCGAATGGATTGCTGGCGCTGGTGCCCCGCGGACCCGCGCTGGATCCGGCGCAGGCGGGCCGTGCGGTGTCCGCGGCAGGTGGGACGGGGTGA